The following are from one region of the Haemophilus parainfluenzae genome:
- a CDS encoding SlyX family protein, with protein MQNQQILEDRIAELEMKIAFQEQLLDELNQALVQQQFDMDKIQLQLRYLAGKLKDIQPSNIASQAEETPPPHY; from the coding sequence ATGCAAAATCAACAAATTTTAGAAGATCGCATTGCTGAACTTGAAATGAAAATTGCGTTTCAAGAACAACTTTTAGACGAGCTAAACCAAGCATTAGTTCAACAACAGTTTGATATGGATAAAATTCAACTTCAACTCCGCTATCTCGCCGGCAAATTAAAAGATATTCAACCTTCTAATATTGCCAGCCAAGCAGAAGAAACGCCGCCTCCGCATTATTAA
- a CDS encoding cysteine ABC transporter substrate-binding protein, whose translation MKKTFKTLTALLATATLAFGLTACNDKEPAKDGAKTISSLEQIQKDGKVRIGVFSDKPPFGYVDAQGKSQGFDIEIGKAIGKDLLGDENKVEFVLVDAANRAEYLLSKKVDIILANFTVTPARKEVVDFANPYMKVALGVVSKDGSVITDLEQLKGKTLIVDKGTTADIFFTKNYPDVKLLKFEQNTETFEALRDGRGDALSNDNTFLFAWAKQNPGYTVGVKNFGDQDVIAPAVRKDAPELLNWLNNEIQTLGKDGRLKQAYEKTLLPVYGDTVSESDIVVEYK comes from the coding sequence ATGAAGAAAACATTTAAAACATTGACCGCACTTTTAGCTACTGCCACCTTAGCATTTGGCTTAACCGCGTGTAATGACAAAGAACCAGCTAAAGACGGAGCAAAAACAATCTCAAGCCTTGAGCAAATACAAAAAGATGGCAAAGTGCGCATTGGTGTATTTAGCGATAAACCACCATTTGGTTATGTGGATGCACAAGGTAAAAGCCAAGGCTTTGATATCGAAATTGGTAAAGCGATCGGTAAAGACTTATTAGGTGACGAAAACAAAGTAGAGTTTGTTTTAGTCGATGCCGCAAACCGTGCAGAATACTTACTTTCTAAGAAAGTTGATATCATTCTCGCCAACTTTACAGTGACGCCAGCACGTAAAGAAGTGGTAGATTTTGCGAATCCATATATGAAAGTGGCACTCGGTGTCGTTTCAAAAGATGGTTCTGTGATTACTGACCTTGAACAATTAAAAGGCAAAACTTTAATCGTAGATAAGGGTACTACTGCTGATATTTTCTTCACCAAAAACTATCCAGATGTGAAGTTATTGAAATTCGAACAAAATACAGAAACCTTTGAAGCCTTACGTGATGGTCGTGGTGATGCATTATCTAATGACAATACCTTCTTATTCGCTTGGGCAAAACAAAATCCAGGTTATACCGTGGGCGTAAAAAACTTTGGTGATCAAGATGTTATTGCACCAGCTGTTCGCAAAGATGCACCTGAATTGTTAAATTGGTTAAATAACGAAATCCAAACTCTAGGCAAAGATGGGCGTTTAAAACAAGCTTACGAAAAAACCTTATTGCCAGTTTATGGTGATACCGTCAGCGAAAGCGATATCGTGGTTGAATATAAATAA
- a CDS encoding ABC transporter substrate-binding protein yields the protein MQKKSTIRLILAVLLLTFGITTQAEIKTIKDVLGREVNVDVPVKNAVLGFYYPDYIAVTGVENFKYVKGISREFWEKFNPGSWALFSEKMPELKNIADIGNVNTGTFSTEKTLALKPDVLILAEWQYQTIGSELPKLEQAGIPIIVVDFNAQSVERHTQSAKIFGQLAGTEERANKIADEYAQGITDIQKRVKEANLPKPKIYVEFGNKGPSEYSFTFGKNMWGAIAETVGGDNVSAPFVENWGPINPEQLLAAQPEVIMISGTEMGHETNDEMMAMGININEQDTQKRLKGFLTRAGWQDLPAVKNHRVYGIYHTASRSLSDLAAAQFMAKALYPKLFEDIDPQKTFMDFHKNYLPIIPSGTFFIKLKD from the coding sequence ATGCAAAAAAAATCAACAATTCGTTTAATTTTGGCCGTTCTATTACTGACTTTTGGTATCACTACTCAAGCAGAAATAAAAACAATCAAAGATGTATTAGGACGAGAAGTTAACGTTGATGTGCCCGTAAAAAATGCCGTGTTAGGCTTTTACTATCCTGATTACATTGCTGTTACGGGTGTTGAAAATTTTAAATATGTTAAAGGTATCTCACGTGAATTTTGGGAAAAATTTAATCCAGGAAGTTGGGCATTGTTTTCTGAAAAAATGCCTGAACTCAAAAATATTGCTGATATTGGTAATGTAAATACAGGAACTTTCTCAACCGAAAAAACCTTGGCATTAAAACCTGATGTATTGATTCTTGCAGAATGGCAATATCAAACTATTGGTTCCGAACTACCAAAGTTAGAACAAGCTGGCATTCCAATTATTGTTGTCGATTTTAATGCTCAAAGTGTAGAACGACACACCCAAAGCGCAAAGATTTTTGGGCAACTTGCAGGTACCGAAGAACGAGCAAATAAAATTGCAGATGAATATGCTCAAGGCATTACTGATATTCAAAAACGTGTAAAAGAGGCTAACCTACCTAAACCTAAAATCTATGTAGAATTTGGCAATAAAGGTCCTAGTGAATATAGCTTTACCTTTGGTAAAAATATGTGGGGTGCTATTGCTGAAACTGTTGGCGGTGATAACGTAAGCGCGCCTTTTGTCGAAAATTGGGGACCAATTAATCCAGAACAACTTCTTGCCGCACAACCTGAAGTGATTATGATTTCTGGCACAGAAATGGGGCATGAAACTAACGATGAAATGATGGCGATGGGAATAAACATCAATGAACAGGATACACAAAAACGCCTAAAAGGTTTCTTAACCCGTGCAGGGTGGCAAGATTTACCTGCAGTTAAAAACCACCGTGTTTACGGTATTTATCATACGGCTTCTCGCTCACTAAGTGATCTAGCAGCCGCTCAATTTATGGCAAAAGCACTTTACCCAAAACTTTTTGAAGACATAGACCCACAAAAAACCTTTATGGATTTCCATAAAAACTATTTGCCTATCATACCTAGTGGTACGTTTTTTATTAAATTGAAAGATTAA
- a CDS encoding DUF4424 family protein, giving the protein MKKSLLLTILCLPFMAQANDSTGTVSTGGVEYIKNEHIAMQKENLFISQDKIKVEYEYRNLTDKDITETVLFPLPEVMLHDYADFADTQSLINSFKIYANGKEIKPTTHVRAFFYETKNADDAEKREFVSHDVTEILRACGLTEEELMEPWLRKSASANEKILKCQDPRLAKYSYKDSEDSEDITWGGQIIYSWQQTFKGNSTTQIQHEYVPLLGSGMGLHDLVNYKKFADTFCIDPSFKKSVKAKSNQGIYYRELGYILKTGANWAKPIADFTLTIERPKDQIVSFCWKGKGEVKKVLQNDKVVQYQVKEKDFLPQHDLDVLYGIDAKFFN; this is encoded by the coding sequence ATGAAAAAGTCTCTTCTCTTAACGATTCTTTGTCTTCCATTTATGGCTCAAGCTAACGACAGTACGGGAACAGTCTCTACTGGTGGTGTGGAATATATTAAGAATGAACACATTGCGATGCAAAAAGAAAACCTATTTATCAGCCAAGATAAAATTAAGGTGGAATATGAATATCGCAATCTAACCGATAAAGACATTACTGAGACGGTGCTATTCCCATTACCGGAAGTGATGCTGCACGATTACGCTGATTTTGCTGACACGCAAAGTTTAATCAATTCGTTTAAGATTTATGCGAATGGCAAAGAAATCAAACCGACGACTCATGTACGTGCGTTCTTTTACGAAACCAAAAATGCAGATGATGCAGAGAAAAGAGAATTTGTTTCTCACGATGTCACGGAGATTCTTCGTGCTTGTGGTTTAACTGAAGAAGAGTTAATGGAGCCTTGGTTACGTAAATCTGCTTCGGCAAATGAAAAAATCTTAAAATGTCAGGACCCACGTCTTGCTAAATATTCATACAAAGACTCTGAGGATAGCGAAGATATCACTTGGGGCGGACAAATTATTTATAGCTGGCAGCAAACCTTTAAAGGCAATTCAACTACTCAAATTCAGCACGAATATGTCCCTCTTTTAGGATCTGGCATGGGGCTTCATGATCTCGTGAATTATAAAAAGTTTGCCGATACTTTTTGTATTGATCCATCATTTAAAAAATCAGTAAAAGCAAAATCTAATCAAGGGATATACTACCGTGAGCTAGGTTATATTCTCAAAACTGGAGCAAACTGGGCAAAACCTATTGCGGATTTTACGCTTACCATTGAAAGACCAAAAGATCAGATTGTTTCTTTCTGTTGGAAAGGTAAAGGCGAGGTGAAAAAAGTGCTGCAAAATGACAAGGTTGTGCAATATCAAGTAAAAGAAAAAGACTTCTTACCACAACATGATTTAGATGTGCTATATGGTATAGATGCAAAGTTTTTTAACTAA
- a CDS encoding DUF4189 domain-containing protein, with product MKKLLTLALCALSVSAFATTPSIEDQMSYPPRPPILEFPNWWSVIAYNPQNGAFGYGEGNMIKPAQNKALKDCALASTDTNKQHCQIVIEANHACVTLATGDSPEKYAAVSNFRIKLEEVEQEALAACKTNSANCTITFSTCEK from the coding sequence ATGAAAAAATTACTTACATTGGCTTTATGTGCTTTATCCGTTTCGGCTTTTGCAACAACACCTTCAATCGAAGATCAAATGTCGTATCCACCACGACCGCCAATTCTAGAATTTCCTAATTGGTGGAGTGTAATTGCTTATAATCCACAAAATGGTGCTTTTGGTTATGGCGAGGGAAATATGATAAAGCCTGCTCAAAATAAAGCACTAAAGGATTGTGCACTTGCTTCAACGGATACAAATAAACAACATTGTCAAATCGTAATAGAAGCCAATCATGCTTGTGTTACATTGGCAACGGGAGATTCTCCTGAAAAATATGCTGCAGTTAGCAATTTCAGAATAAAGTTAGAAGAAGTTGAACAAGAAGCCTTGGCAGCCTGTAAAACGAATTCAGCGAATTGCACAATCACCTTTTCTACTTGTGAAAAATAA
- a CDS encoding DUF6636 domain-containing protein — translation MKKLFVFALCTFSVSSFALTPRIETASNSDSFISFRTANDAIYCSGDLPGLNPKVECVTKIKGKPILPRPKDCEFEWGELFSVGATGKASLVCASDTPAVPDSPILKEGETIKGKGWQCTASGDSLTCSNKEKHGFKISQAKQKLF, via the coding sequence ATGAAAAAATTATTTGTATTCGCGTTATGTACTTTCTCTGTTTCTAGCTTTGCCTTAACCCCGCGAATAGAAACAGCATCAAACTCAGACTCTTTTATCAGTTTTCGCACGGCTAATGATGCTATTTATTGCTCTGGCGACCTTCCTGGTCTAAACCCCAAAGTTGAATGTGTTACTAAAATTAAAGGAAAACCGATTTTACCGCGTCCGAAAGATTGTGAATTCGAATGGGGCGAGCTATTTTCTGTTGGCGCGACAGGAAAGGCTTCACTTGTTTGTGCAAGTGATACCCCCGCTGTACCAGACTCACCAATCTTAAAAGAGGGTGAAACAATTAAAGGCAAAGGCTGGCAATGCACTGCTTCGGGCGATTCATTAACTTGTTCAAATAAAGAAAAACACGGTTTTAAAATTAGCCAAGCAAAACAAAAATTGTTTTAG
- the tusD gene encoding sulfurtransferase complex subunit TusD encodes MNYVLAVKSPVYGKQGAFLAYQFAQALLEKGHVINQIFFFQEGVSNGNGLVYPANDEFNLTQAWQAFSAQHHVPLHLCVAASQRRGVVDGLTAKETDKTNLVEGFEITGLGEFMAMALKADRVVTL; translated from the coding sequence ATGAACTATGTTCTCGCCGTGAAAAGTCCTGTTTATGGCAAACAAGGGGCTTTTCTTGCCTATCAATTTGCCCAGGCTTTACTTGAAAAAGGGCATGTCATTAACCAAATTTTCTTTTTCCAAGAGGGTGTGAGTAATGGCAATGGCTTGGTTTATCCTGCCAATGATGAATTTAATCTCACGCAAGCTTGGCAAGCCTTTTCAGCGCAGCATCATGTTCCTTTGCATTTATGTGTGGCAGCTTCACAACGTCGTGGCGTAGTGGATGGGCTTACGGCAAAAGAGACTGATAAAACCAATCTGGTAGAAGGTTTTGAGATTACAGGCTTAGGCGAGTTTATGGCGATGGCATTAAAAGCAGATCGGGTGGTAACATTATGA
- the fkpA gene encoding FKBP-type peptidyl-prolyl cis-trans isomerase, producing the protein MLKIQKLSLAALMVSAVVSGSVFAEDKAAPSASDASYAVGALMGNQVKDLVDAQKEVIQYDNARILDGLKDALEGKVDVRKDEKIQKTLDGIQEQLVSAAKAKVEQQAKAAKEEGDKYRAEFAKKDGVKSTKDGLLYKITEAGKGDAIKATDIVKVHYTGKLPDGKVFDSSVERGQPVEFKLNQVIKGWTEGLQLVKKGGKIELVIPPELAYGKQGAGDAIPPDATLYFDVEVLDVNPKK; encoded by the coding sequence ATGTTGAAAATTCAAAAGCTTTCTCTTGCTGCACTTATGGTAAGTGCGGTTGTTTCAGGTTCTGTTTTTGCAGAAGATAAAGCAGCGCCAAGCGCAAGTGATGCGTCTTATGCTGTAGGTGCATTAATGGGTAACCAAGTAAAAGATTTAGTGGATGCTCAAAAAGAAGTCATTCAATACGACAATGCGCGTATTTTAGATGGCTTAAAAGATGCATTAGAAGGTAAAGTTGATGTTCGTAAAGACGAGAAAATTCAAAAAACCTTAGATGGCATTCAAGAACAATTAGTATCTGCAGCGAAAGCAAAAGTAGAACAACAAGCGAAAGCTGCAAAAGAAGAAGGCGATAAATACCGCGCTGAATTTGCGAAAAAAGATGGCGTGAAAAGCACCAAAGATGGCTTACTTTACAAAATCACTGAAGCAGGTAAAGGTGACGCGATTAAAGCAACAGATATCGTAAAAGTACATTACACTGGTAAATTACCGGATGGTAAAGTATTTGATAGCTCTGTTGAACGTGGTCAACCGGTTGAATTTAAATTAAACCAAGTGATCAAAGGTTGGACTGAAGGCCTTCAGTTAGTGAAAAAAGGCGGTAAAATCGAATTAGTGATTCCACCTGAATTAGCTTACGGTAAACAAGGTGCTGGCGATGCCATTCCACCTGATGCAACACTTTACTTCGATGTTGAAGTATTAGACGTTAATCCTAAAAAATAA
- the tusC gene encoding sulfurtransferase complex subunit TusC, translating into MKLAFLFRTAPHGNAISREGLDALLAATAFCDEEEIGVFFIDDGVLNLLNGQNPELLLQKDFIRTFKLLDLYDIEQRFVCADSLDQYNLNTEQLIISAEKIDRTSLINKLSQAEKVFTF; encoded by the coding sequence ATGAAGCTGGCATTCTTATTTCGTACCGCACCACATGGAAACGCGATTTCCCGTGAAGGTTTAGATGCTTTGCTTGCTGCGACAGCATTTTGTGATGAAGAGGAAATCGGTGTGTTTTTTATTGATGATGGCGTGTTGAATTTACTCAATGGGCAAAATCCTGAGTTATTATTACAAAAAGATTTTATCCGCACCTTTAAATTATTAGATTTATACGATATTGAACAGCGCTTCGTCTGTGCCGATTCACTAGACCAATACAATTTGAATACTGAACAGCTTATTATTTCTGCTGAAAAAATTGACCGCACTTCGCTGATCAATAAACTTAGCCAAGCAGAAAAAGTGTTTACGTTTTAA
- a CDS encoding amino acid ABC transporter ATP-binding protein, with protein sequence MALLEIKNLVKNYGDVEALKGINLSIEKGEVVVILGPSGCGKSTFLRCLNGLEEIKRGQILLQNAGELGKDIPWVKARQRIGMVFQSYELFAHLSVIDNILLGPLKVQKRDRAEAEKQADELLKRVGLYDRKNAYPRELSGGQKQRIAIVRSLCMNPEIILFDEVTAALDPEMVREVLDVILGLAKDGMTMLIVTHEMNFARQVANRIVFMDKGQIIEQAKPEDFFTNPATDRAKTFLNILNYEPRGTNYEENI encoded by the coding sequence ATGGCGTTATTAGAAATTAAAAACCTCGTCAAAAATTACGGTGATGTAGAAGCACTAAAAGGTATCAATCTTTCTATAGAGAAAGGCGAAGTTGTCGTTATTTTAGGTCCATCGGGTTGTGGTAAAAGTACTTTTTTACGCTGCCTAAATGGACTAGAGGAAATAAAGCGCGGTCAGATTTTGCTGCAAAATGCAGGAGAGTTAGGTAAAGACATTCCTTGGGTTAAAGCGCGTCAACGCATTGGGATGGTATTCCAAAGTTATGAACTATTCGCTCATTTATCAGTAATTGACAATATTTTGCTCGGTCCTTTAAAAGTACAAAAACGCGATCGTGCAGAAGCTGAAAAACAAGCCGATGAGTTACTTAAACGTGTAGGTCTATATGATCGAAAAAATGCCTATCCACGTGAATTATCCGGTGGACAAAAACAGCGAATTGCTATTGTACGTTCACTTTGCATGAACCCTGAAATTATTCTGTTTGATGAAGTCACTGCTGCCCTTGACCCAGAAATGGTACGTGAAGTACTTGATGTAATTTTAGGTCTTGCCAAAGATGGCATGACGATGCTTATCGTTACCCATGAAATGAACTTTGCCCGTCAAGTGGCTAATCGCATTGTGTTTATGGATAAAGGGCAAATCATTGAACAGGCAAAACCGGAAGATTTCTTCACGAATCCAGCCACGGATCGTGCGAAAACATTCTTAAATATCTTAAATTATGAACCGAGAGGGACAAACTATGAAGAAAACATTTAA
- a CDS encoding amino acid ABC transporter permease: MNWDYILSVTPRFIHATLMTLHLAFWGILLSLVIGVICAVITTYKVKSLTWLVKGYIELSRNTPLLIQVFFLYFGLSKIGLKLDGFTCGIIGLAFLGGSYMAEAFRGGLEAVSKGQIESALSIGLTPFQAFRYVIFPQAFAIATPAIGANCLFLMKETSVISAVAVAELMFVAKEVIGLDYKTNEALFLLVVFYLIILLPMSLFIGHLERRTRRAKYGA, from the coding sequence ATGAATTGGGATTATATTTTAAGTGTCACCCCACGTTTTATTCATGCCACGCTGATGACCCTTCATCTCGCCTTTTGGGGCATTTTATTGTCGCTAGTGATTGGTGTGATTTGTGCGGTGATTACCACCTACAAAGTCAAATCATTAACTTGGCTAGTAAAAGGCTATATTGAGCTTTCTCGTAATACGCCTTTATTGATTCAAGTGTTTTTTCTCTATTTTGGGCTGTCTAAAATTGGCCTGAAATTAGATGGATTTACTTGCGGCATTATCGGCCTGGCATTTTTAGGTGGAAGCTATATGGCAGAAGCCTTTCGTGGTGGTCTGGAAGCGGTATCAAAAGGGCAAATTGAATCAGCCTTAAGTATTGGTCTAACCCCTTTTCAAGCTTTTCGCTATGTGATTTTCCCACAAGCCTTTGCGATTGCCACACCTGCAATCGGCGCAAATTGCTTGTTCTTAATGAAAGAAACCTCAGTGATCAGTGCCGTTGCCGTAGCCGAACTGATGTTTGTGGCGAAAGAAGTCATCGGGCTCGATTACAAAACCAATGAAGCCTTATTTTTATTAGTGGTGTTTTATTTGATCATTCTATTACCGATGTCTCTGTTCATCGGTCATTTAGAACGCCGTACTCGGAGAGCAAAATATGGGGCTTGA
- a CDS encoding amino acid ABC transporter permease, translating to MGLELLFQGSNIERLLNGLWVTAEIAFISVFFACILGVIFGVIMTSRNPIIKAICRFYLEFIRIIPLLALLFLAYFGLAKWFDIHLDGISVCILVFIFWGTAEMGDLVRGALTSIEKHQVESAYALGLTPFQTFVYILLPQSLKRVTPSAINLFTRMVKTSSLAMLIGVVEVIKVGQQIIEHSLFSNQSAALWIYGVIFGLYFVICYPLSLFSRYLETRWES from the coding sequence ATGGGGCTTGAATTATTATTCCAAGGCAGCAACATTGAACGCTTGCTCAACGGTTTATGGGTGACGGCTGAAATTGCGTTCATTTCTGTCTTCTTCGCCTGTATTTTAGGTGTGATTTTTGGCGTAATCATGACAAGCAGAAATCCCATTATCAAAGCCATTTGTCGCTTTTATTTAGAATTTATACGCATCATTCCATTATTAGCCTTACTTTTTCTCGCGTATTTTGGTTTAGCAAAATGGTTTGATATTCACTTAGATGGCATTTCTGTATGTATTTTGGTGTTTATTTTCTGGGGAACGGCTGAAATGGGGGATTTAGTGCGTGGCGCATTAACTTCCATTGAAAAACATCAAGTGGAATCAGCCTACGCTTTAGGTTTAACGCCGTTTCAAACCTTTGTGTATATTTTACTTCCACAAAGTTTAAAACGTGTGACACCAAGTGCTATTAACCTCTTTACCCGCATGGTAAAAACCAGTTCCTTGGCAATGTTAATCGGTGTCGTAGAAGTGATTAAAGTCGGTCAACAAATTATCGAGCATTCATTATTTAGTAATCAATCGGCGGCGCTTTGGATTTATGGTGTCATTTTCGGTTTATATTTTGTGATTTGTTACCCGCTATCCTTATTTTCCCGTTATTTAGAAACCCGTTGGGAAAGTTAA
- a CDS encoding heme biosynthesis protein HemY yields MFRVLFLMLALLAGLIAGPYLSGQQGYVRVETANTVYEMSLTTLVILFVVALAVIYTLEWIVTRFFRLSSNTYNWFSRRKRVKAQRQTLEGLMKMNEGDYAKAEKLIGKNAKHSAEPVLNLIKAAEAAQQRGDEFSANRYLIEATELAGSDNLLVEIARTRILLQQNKLPAARSSVDSLLEMSDRNKEVLKLAAEIYSRSKAYQALDGILDLIEGSGLFSAEEFKALQQETENGLLDEKMNEEGVEGLLAWWEAQPRRRRNDLELKTALIQRLIDCNDHESAYEFTLEIMKKLGDNTPISPELCTQITRLQAEDNSKLLKLVEKRAKRADESQRCCLNRALGYLYVRNNDFAKAAEAFKEVTACPTQLQPNDVMMASYVFEQAGDKEAAEKIRQDSLKSAMSIQDKPAEIQDEPKTDEEPTVLIAKRD; encoded by the coding sequence ATGTTTAGAGTTCTCTTTTTAATGCTCGCCTTACTTGCCGGATTGATTGCAGGGCCTTACCTCTCCGGTCAGCAAGGTTATGTCAGAGTTGAAACGGCAAACACCGTGTATGAAATGTCACTTACTACATTAGTCATTCTCTTTGTGGTCGCACTTGCAGTGATTTATACATTAGAGTGGATTGTTACCCGTTTCTTCCGTTTAAGTAGCAATACCTATAACTGGTTTTCTCGTCGTAAACGTGTGAAAGCACAACGTCAAACCCTTGAAGGCTTGATGAAGATGAATGAAGGCGATTATGCCAAAGCAGAAAAACTGATTGGTAAAAACGCAAAACATTCTGCCGAGCCAGTATTAAATCTGATTAAAGCCGCTGAAGCTGCACAACAACGCGGTGATGAATTCAGCGCAAACCGTTATTTAATTGAGGCGACGGAGCTTGCCGGTTCAGATAATCTATTAGTCGAAATTGCCCGTACCCGTATTTTATTACAACAAAATAAATTACCGGCTGCGCGTAGTTCCGTTGATAGCTTGCTTGAAATGTCAGATCGCAACAAAGAAGTATTAAAACTTGCTGCTGAAATTTATAGCCGTTCCAAAGCTTATCAAGCACTTGATGGCATCTTAGATTTAATCGAAGGTTCAGGCTTATTCTCAGCTGAAGAATTTAAAGCGCTTCAACAAGAAACAGAAAATGGCTTGTTAGATGAGAAAATGAATGAAGAAGGCGTTGAAGGCTTGCTCGCATGGTGGGAAGCTCAGCCACGCCGTCGTCGCAATGATTTAGAATTAAAAACCGCTTTAATTCAACGCTTGATTGATTGCAACGACCATGAATCAGCTTATGAATTTACGCTTGAAATCATGAAAAAATTGGGTGATAACACCCCAATTAGCCCTGAGCTTTGCACGCAAATCACTCGTTTACAAGCAGAAGATAACAGCAAACTGCTTAAGTTAGTGGAAAAACGTGCAAAACGTGCCGATGAAAGCCAACGTTGTTGTCTCAATCGTGCATTAGGCTATCTTTATGTTCGTAATAACGATTTTGCTAAAGCAGCAGAAGCATTTAAAGAAGTTACTGCTTGCCCAACTCAACTTCAACCAAATGATGTCATGATGGCATCTTATGTGTTCGAACAAGCTGGCGACAAAGAAGCAGCGGAAAAAATTCGTCAGGACAGTTTAAAATCAGCCATGTCTATTCAAGACAAACCGGCTGAAATACAAGATGAACCAAAAACAGACGAAGAACCAACCGTACTTATTGCAAAACGTGATTAA
- a CDS encoding pyrimidine dimer DNA glycosylase/endonuclease V: MTRINLVPPEELCDQHLLAEHRELTRIPNAVAKGKYHLKGQPAEYKLGEGHVRFFFNKLAFLKKRYDALHAECKARGFNVQYIWNETLPDDPSLWLDYEATEVALQINRERIQEQMPLKARFTPHLPKSGQK; encoded by the coding sequence ATGACTCGAATTAATCTTGTTCCGCCTGAGGAGCTTTGTGATCAACATCTTTTAGCTGAACATCGTGAATTAACCCGTATTCCTAATGCCGTGGCGAAAGGTAAATATCACTTAAAAGGACAGCCTGCAGAATATAAATTAGGGGAAGGGCATGTGCGTTTTTTCTTTAATAAATTGGCATTTTTAAAAAAACGCTATGATGCATTACATGCGGAATGTAAAGCCCGAGGCTTTAACGTGCAGTATATTTGGAATGAAACATTACCCGATGACCCAAGTTTATGGTTGGACTATGAAGCCACAGAGGTGGCGTTGCAGATTAATCGGGAACGTATTCAGGAACAAATGCCATTAAAGGCGAGATTTACACCGCATCTTCCAAAGAGCGGTCAAAAATAA
- the tusB gene encoding sulfurtransferase complex subunit TusB encodes MLYTFSQAHYSETDLQRYLTEITENDAVVLWQDGVLLAVKYGEMFTQCKGQCFVLEQDVLARNLTALLPENNQVRSISLTDLVDLTAQYSPQIAL; translated from the coding sequence ATGCTTTATACCTTTTCTCAAGCTCATTATTCTGAGACAGACCTTCAACGTTATTTGACTGAAATCACGGAAAATGATGCGGTGGTGTTATGGCAAGACGGCGTGCTGCTAGCGGTAAAGTACGGAGAAATGTTTACTCAATGCAAAGGACAATGTTTTGTGCTGGAACAAGATGTTTTAGCCCGAAATTTAACCGCACTTTTGCCAGAAAACAATCAAGTGCGGTCAATTTCATTAACAGATTTGGTGGATTTAACTGCTCAATATTCGCCTCAAATCGCCTTATAG
- a CDS encoding helix-turn-helix transcriptional regulator, with translation MILTDRQPFTDEDRAILISYKAVVDGVSALIGKHCEIVLHSLEDIEHSAICIANGHNTNRQVGSPITDLALKSLRNMQSESVSKPYFTRAKGNVLMKSVTIAIRNSKQRIIGLLCININLDVPVSQFMQAFMPTQEQNETSSVNFASSVEELVAQTVEKTIEEVNADRSVSNNNKNRQIVISLYEKGIFDIKDAINLVADRLVISRHTVYLYIRQIKQEQE, from the coding sequence ATGATACTAACCGATAGACAACCTTTCACTGATGAAGATCGTGCTATTCTGATTTCCTATAAAGCGGTGGTTGATGGCGTAAGCGCGTTGATCGGCAAGCATTGTGAAATCGTCTTACACTCTTTGGAAGACATTGAGCATTCCGCCATTTGTATCGCCAATGGGCATAATACCAATCGCCAAGTGGGTTCTCCGATTACGGATTTAGCCTTGAAATCTTTGCGTAATATGCAAAGTGAGAGTGTGTCTAAGCCTTATTTCACGCGTGCGAAAGGCAATGTGCTGATGAAGTCAGTGACCATCGCCATTCGAAATAGCAAGCAACGCATTATTGGTTTACTTTGTATCAATATTAATTTGGATGTGCCGGTTTCTCAATTTATGCAGGCCTTTATGCCAACGCAGGAACAAAATGAAACCTCTTCCGTCAATTTTGCAAGTTCAGTGGAAGAATTGGTGGCACAAACGGTAGAAAAAACCATTGAAGAAGTGAATGCGGATCGCTCGGTTTCGAATAATAATAAGAACCGTCAGATTGTGATTTCACTTTACGAAAAAGGCATTTTTGATATTAAAGATGCCATCAATTTAGTGGCTGATCGCCTCGTGATTTCTCGCCACACCGTGTATTTGTATATTCGTCAAATCAAACAAGAGCAAGAGTAA